One region of Gossypium raimondii isolate GPD5lz chromosome 6, ASM2569854v1, whole genome shotgun sequence genomic DNA includes:
- the LOC105771861 gene encoding uncharacterized protein LOC105771861, protein MSTCGTRGRGIRGYGRGHRRAQAEFSSLGSMPNLDMSETLVSLATKAGSQSRSTGDDALSQAMLRMFERVAGPHSGSRGFSLLHDESYKWWLSIKEGTQPDRLNWGFFKTASQGKHVRASYVDARRREFMNLTQGDRSMVQYEAEFLRLSHYARGMVAYEYEKCVRFEDGLRDILRALISPQREREFSILVDKAKITEEFKLVKRQN, encoded by the exons ATGAGCACTTGTGGAACTCGCGGTCGTGGTATTCGTGGGTACGGTAGAGGCCATAGGAGGGCTCAAGCTGAGTTTTCCTCTTTAGGTAGTATGCCAAATTTAGATATGAGTGAGACACTGGTTTCACTTGCTACTAAGGCTGGGTCTCAAAGCCGTTCGACTGGGGACGACGcactgtcccaagccatgttgaGGATGTTTGAGAGGGTCGCTGGACCCCATTCTGGATCTAGGGGCT TCTCTTTGCTTCACGATGAGTCGTATAAATGGTGGTTATCAATTAAGGAGGGTACTCAGCCGGATCGTCTGAATTGGGGTTTCTTCAAGACTGCTTCTCAGGGGAAGCATGTGAGGGCGAGTTACGTGGATGCTCGTAGGCgtgagttcatgaatctcacACAAGGTGATAGATCAATGGTTCAGTATGAGGCCGAGTTTCTGAGGTTGAGCCACTACGCTCGAGGCATGGTGGCGTATGAGTATGAGAAATGCGTTCGTTTTGAGGACGGTTTGAGAGACATTTTGAGGGCCCTGATTTCTCCACAGAGGGAACGCGAGTTTTCTATTCTTGTGGATAAGGCGAAGATCACTGAGGAGTTTAAGCTCGTGAAGCGCCAGAATTAG